The following proteins are co-located in the Eublepharis macularius isolate TG4126 chromosome 5, MPM_Emac_v1.0, whole genome shotgun sequence genome:
- the OLFML3 gene encoding olfactomedin-like protein 3, translated as MAPQNALFLLVLLADAIHGQQQQQLMEYMERRLAVLEERISQWHDQSSRYSSELRDFKNKVVSMLESVEKERETIRAEVENTAVRVDRLEREVDYLETQNPAPPCVEVDEKLVENQVSTTKKRKNEKYDKLTDCSDTISQVKAMKILKRFGSTAGLWTKDPLGNSEKIYVFDGTSNDTVYVFPRMREFTLFSATRKAARIKLPYPWVGTGHLVYGGHLYYIRRHGTFQVIKFSLANKTIVDSSVFPAEEQIPVFGLSFYNYIDLVADEEGLWAIYATQENEKNIALAKLDPASLDIEQMWDTPCPRENAESAFVICGALYVVYNTRLPSRSRIQCVFDVSGSMASEDAALVYFPKRYGSHSSMKYNPKERQIYAWDDGYQLIYRMEMKKKTEV; from the exons ATGGCTCCCCAAAATGCCTTGTTTCTACTGGTTCTCCTGGCTGATGCCATCcatggacaacaacaacaacagttaatGGAGTACATGGAAAGAAGGCTGGCTGTCTTAGAG GAGAGGATCTCCCAGTGGCATGATCAGAGTAGTCGTTACTCCAGTGAACTGAGGGATTTTAAAAACAAGGTTGTGTCTATGCTGGAGTCAGTGGAGAAAGAACGGGAAACAATCCGGGCAGAGGTAGAAAACACAGCAGTGCGGGTCGATCGGTTGGAGCGTGAGGTGGACTACCTTGAAACCCAAAATCCTGCTCCACCTTGTGTGGAAGTAGATGAGAAGCTTGTGGAAAATCAGGTGTCCACAACAAAAAAGCGCAAGAATGAAAAATATGACAAACTGACAG ACTGCAGTGATACTATCTCCCAAGTGAAAGCCATGAAGATTCTAAAGCGTTTTGGCAGCACAGCTGGACTCTGGACCAAAGACCCCTTAGGGAATTCAGAGAAGATCTATGTGTTTGATGGCACCAGCAATGATACTGTGTACGTCTTTCCCAGGATGAGGGAATTCACACTCTTTTCTGCTACCCGAAAGGCAGCACGCATCAAGCTACCCTATCCATGGGTTGGCACTGGACACTTGGTATACGGAGGCCACCTTTATTATATCCGGCGACATGGTACATTCCAGGTCATCAAATTCAGCTTAGCCAACAAGACTATTGTTGATAGCTCTGTCTTTCCTGCTGAAGAGCAGATCCCTGTCTTCGGTCTTTCATTTTACAACTACATTGATCTGGTAGCTGATGAGGAAGGACTCTGGGCTATCTATGCCACACAAGAGAATGAGAAGAACATTGCATTGGCCAAACTAGACCCTGCATCACTCGACATTGAGCAAATGTGGGACACACCATGCCCCCGTGAGAATGCTGAGAGTGCCTTTGTCATCTGTGGAGCCCTCTATGTGGTGTACAATACCCGGCTGCCCAGCCGGTCCCGTATCCAATGTGTCTTTGATGTCAGTGGTTCTATGGCATCTGAAGATGCTGCCCTGGTCTATTTCCCCAAGCGGTATGGTTCTCACTCCAGTATGAAATACAACCCCAAAGAGAGGCAGATCTATGCCTGGGATGATGGCTATCAGCTCATCTACCGTATGGAGATGAAGAAGAAGACTGAGGTCTGA